The nucleotide window agtgttagacgaacaggccgaccaggtcaggatgcttaCCGATcaaacaggctgttcgaacgaacagcccaaccgattggacaggtcagccgatcgaccaggccagccgatcggctagcacatggccccacactttgacaatttcatgatgtatagtattgaacgaagtgatgttcgatcgaacgagctgttcgataacattactcatcggatcatgagatactatgcttcaacccttaatcgatttttcaaatcgttcgacgtattggagtgccactcgatcgaacatgttgtccgatcaggtgacatcctactGAGGACTACTaatgaagtgtctaaccgatcggttaagccggccgatcgaacggcccgttcgatcgatcgacctgaaaggtaagaacacttcaatgttctcaaatactacaatgaaaacttcaaaaggtcaaaccatcatacacaaacacatcctactcaaaggaagaaacaatccactcgaacagtccaactgatcgagcctaccggccgatcgaacaggctgtctgAACGGattgtctaaccgaacgaacaacccgttcgattgaacctacagttcgatcgaccaggtcGTTCGACCCAACATCACTAACCTGTAACGCGTAAaatgttactcatcgttatgctatcgaactattcaggctagccctactctcaagcgctcccttcaatccatcaatcaatcgctgtgagtatactcgaaccctttttgctttagcacttttgagtgttacatacgttacttatcaaaaatcacaatcgaacacactactcaattatttaaacgctaacctttctgcatgtattacgtgactaaatgaatgcttgttattatgtttacacgtggaatgctgtctacctgccttaacgacgtagtactatagtttggactcagcacccgttcacacgagggttgttaaggacaattacttgcatggattatggtggtaatcatgtattgcgaactgtctcggacagtcaacccgcagtcattggtatcgatagatccatgtcgataattaacatgcttcgttttcctcggtgtacgtgctggttatgcgtaaactatttcgaactctatatccTATTATCAAAcatgtatgctcacctttacattttatgtattaactttattttaacgtatgtgacaggcagttaggatgcttatctgctaggaaggcgagctaggaataagcgtctagagcatagttgtgtatagatcttgcagatcgagtctctagaagcatttgaacaataattatattttatttaaatctgagttgtcggaacagtatatttgactagatgcttatctgtaataacttgttttattatttgggatacggtatgggacgtatcatttaaactaaatagtaatgatagttgttgtggaaacttctggacaatctgtttcgctcagtgccatgccccgatgattccgccatcggttggggtgtgacatgttttCCCCTGTCACATATCAAGATCTTCAAACCCTTCCTGCTCTTTACTCGTGATACAACAACGTATAGTTGTCCGTGACTAAAAACCAGCCTTGGAAGATATAAGCCTACACGTTCAAGTGATTATCCCTGGCTTTTGTTGATGGTCCTTGCAAAGCATAGAGATAATGGGAACTGTCTTCGTGCAATTTTCACCGGTATTCTTTTATCGGACGGTGTCATTTTCAATcttgaaatcaaagtatgatgaccTATATTATTTCCAGTAATAATCTTTGCTTCAATTACAAGTTTTCCAAGTTTTGTTACTTGAAGTCGTGTACCGTTACACAGACCATTTGTTTGATCAATGTTTCTAAGTAACATTACCGGAGCTCCAACTTTGAGAACCAATTTATGGTTAGATAATCCTGATAGATGCAATTTGTTTAATACATCCGGAGGAAACAATGCCATGTTAAGGTCGGTTTGATCCTCAGACTCACATAAAGTATCTGAACTGAGATATATCTTTTCTTCACCAGGCATACTATTTAACAGTTCTGTATTTATTGAATCCATAACTTCATTTGTGGGTGCAAGAATGGCTCTTTGTTGGAAGTAATTTGAATTGCATAAAAACTTTTGCATATCCGAATATGTGAAAGCGATCAATGAAGATATAAGATTGACGGCATCGAGTATAAGTAAATCATCTGGAATTTCAATTTCCACTTCTCCATCATTTAGACCACCAAGTAGACCATCACCAAGCCTTAAAATCCATTCAGCAAATTCCTTGGTCTCGTTAAAATTACTTGATTTGGTACCCATTTTTAACCTCATGTTTTCAGTTAACTTGAGTAACTGACAATCCTGCCATATATAAGAAGAATTCAATGAAGAATTTACAATCATGCTTGTGGTACCTTTTGGAATGACTGGAAGGATTTGTCTAAAATCACCGCCAAAAAGCACAATCTTTCCACCAAAAGGTTTGTTCTGCAAGGACGGATTATAGGAACGGGCTATATCTCTCATTGTTCTATCCAGAGCTTCAAAACAATGCTTATGTGTCATTGGCGCTTCATCCCAGATTATCATCTTAGTTTGTTTGATTAAGCCTCCTAGCTCACTGTTTGGTTCAATAGAGCATATAGAATCCTCGTTAACATTTATCGGAATTACAAACCTGGAATGAGCCGTTCTACCACCATCTAATAGAAGTGATGCAATACTACTGGATGCAACATTCAACACAACTTCACCATTGGAACGTAACGCAGCTGCAAATGTTTACCAGTTCCACCGTAACCATATAGAAAGAAAACTCCTCCATTTCCTTTAACAACTGCATTCATTACGGTTTGATACACTTTTCGCTGTTCATCAGTTAAAGATTTTAGGGAAGCTGCAAGTTCCTTTTTTAAGATAGCCCGATCATACGAAAGTTCCTTCATTATCAATTGATTGTTCAATCCTGAAGTGTAGTTGTCAGGAACATTTGGCATGTCAGTAAAGTTGCTTAACGTACTTCCATAACCAAATAACAGTTTTTCAATATGTGCtaacaaatgttttcaatctCTTCCTCTTTAAGAACCAAATCTAAAAAATACAACGGATGTTTAGTAATTAGATTTTTTAAACACTTGATTAAAGTAAAATGGAATCTgaaattttatttaagtttttaaaatTACCAGGAATACCAGTAATCCTCCGTTGCTAATATAATATATCTTCACATAATAGAGATTTTGTTTCCTTCCAGAAAATACCCGGCCTAGAAATGGAGTTTGACATCAAGAGCATTACAAAAAATGTACGCAAGAAATCAGAAGTAGCCCATGCACTTGCTTCATTAATGGCCATTAAATACTCCTTATCATCGTCCAACAGACCGCGAGCGAAACATGCATCTTTAAAAGTATGATATATTTTTCCATCAACTGTTTTTATATCATTGAAACTCATTGGTCCTATAACGTGATTCAATAAAATTCTCAAGAAATAACAATCACCAAGTGATGGAGGTACATAATGTATCCCACCAACTGCACCAAAAGGTTTTTTTCTACGTACCCACTTTCGTGTTTTGCGTATCCATACAAAGTATCTGGAGAACTCTATATACTTCAAAGTTCTAGCAAATGCATCCGTTTGATTACCTTTCATCCATTCTGTGAACATAGACATTTTCACAGTTGGGTTACTGACCACGTCACACAAGTTTGAATTATCTTCATAAACAATAGCCTGACCATCTTCATAGTGAAAAGGTAATATTTCAATAGATGGATGCCGATAGTGTATGTCAAACTTAAAGATTCTCCAAGCAGCTTCACACGCTGAAATATATCTACAATCAAGATATGCTTTAACTTCATCTACTTCTGTTTCGTTTGAGAGATTTTCATTATTTGTCATTTCCTTGTTTTGAGGGTTCACATTAGCAGTGGAGGTACTTTCATAAACAGAAGCTGTCACTCTATCCGGACCCTTATTAATGTATTTGAAGAGATATTTGATGGATCCTGTTTGGTTACACCACTCAACATTTATGTGGCACTGATACTTTTTGAGTAGCATAGCATTGTACGGAACCACAAACCTATTGTCAAGTAAGACGCCATTTTTTTCTACTGTGTTGCATGATTGACGACGTCGGTAGACAGGATATCCTTCAAAATCAATACAAGTCTCATCTACATATTTTTTCAGAAACTTCTTCGAACATTTTAAATTAACCATGCATGGAGAATGAGGATTGTCTGTACCACAAGGACCATGGATCATAAATTGTTTGACAAGTTCATACAGTGAAGCATCCATCTCTTTGTCAGGTATTTCAGCACTAATAACCAAATCGATTTCTTTAGCCGTTGGAAATTTGCTCTCGGCACTTAAGAACAAACATATATGAGCATGAGGTAGACCACGTTTCTGAAATTCGATTGTATAAATAACTGAAATAATACATCCAAAAAAGTGTTAGTAAAAGTATTATTTGagaaattaattaaaacaatTTACAATGACTTGCTTGTATCTCACCAAAGAATTTATGTTTCTTGAAATCTTGAATTAGATGATTGATTTTAATTTTGAATAACCGTGCGATAATATCCGGTCTATCTTGAGGGTTCAACCGTttgtgttttaaacatctataaATCTCAGGCCAATTGGGATTACAAGTGACTGTTATGAAGAGATCCGGATATCCTACAGCTTTGCAGATTGCCATAGCATctagcatggttgtaaaagtcctgcctaggctccgagtactccccgagtactcacTACAAGGTAGGCTAccgaggcacgagtactggtctcccaggccaattactccccgagtaatctccgcctaagtcgagtacttcccgagtactcccgaatccgactagggagcgcctagcgacttttgcaaccatggcaTCTAGATACTTTTGCATCATATATCTCGCTCCACCGGTAAATGAAGATGGCAACAAAATTCGTTTTCCACAATTTGACGCATCGCTTTGGCCACTTTGAACACTTTTATTTAAATTCTTAAATGTTTGACTTCTAAGTTTGGGTTGTTGTGTCTTTATGTAAACTAACCGTGCAGATTCTATCATTGTATACGCATCAACTACAAACTGTTGGAATAGCTTTTGGGCATTGAGTAACAACAAAAATTGGATGGCTCTCTCTTGTATCATGTAACTAAAGAACTCTCTCATTGTGGTACTGGTTCTAAGTATGTCACAATCAACTGAAATACCTCGATGTTTAATACCAAGTCTAAATCCATCTTCTGCATATGGGAAGATAAGTGGATATTGCAATGCAAGATAAGAGGGATGGAGCTCACTGATTCTCTGAAGATCGCCTGATTTtgtttgaactatgatatccctTTTATCAAATGCTCCATCAAAATCACCAATTATTAAGGAAGCAATTTCT belongs to Helianthus annuus cultivar XRQ/B chromosome 5, HanXRQr2.0-SUNRISE, whole genome shotgun sequence and includes:
- the LOC110944017 gene encoding uncharacterized protein LOC110944017, with the translated sequence MPNVPDNYTSGLNNQLIMKELSYDRAILKKELAASLKSLTDEQRKVYQTVMNAVVKGNGGVFFLYGYGGTDGGRTAHSRFVIPINVNEDSICSIEPNSELGGLIKQTKMIIWDEAPMTHKHCFEALDRTMRDIARSYNPSLQNKPFGGKIVLFGGDFRQILPVIPKGTTSMIVNSSLNSSYIWQDCQLLKLTENMRLKMGTKSSNFNETKEFAEWILRLGDGLLGGLNDGEVEIEIPDDLLILDAVNLISSLIAFTYSDMQKFLCNSNYFQQRAILAPTNEVMDSINTELLNSMPGEEKIYLSSDTLCESEDQTDLNMALFPPDVLNKLHLSGLSNHKLVLKVGAPVMLLRNIDQTNGLCNGTRLQVTKLGKLVIEAKIITGNNIGHHTLISRLKMTPSDKRIPVKIARRQFPLSLCFARTINKSQG
- the LOC110944019 gene encoding uncharacterized protein LOC110944019, coding for MLDSCNPLVKSFRMVRDCFKQNDWQNVRLKLIGIRDKDGRVFNLPTAEEIASLIIGDFDGAFDKRDIIVQTKSGDLQRISELHPSYLALQYPLIFPYAEDGFRLGIKHRVIYTIEFQKRGLPHAHICLFLSAESKFPTAKEIDLVISAEIPDKEMDASLYELVKQFMIHGPCGTDNPHSPCMVNLKCSKKFLKKYVDETCIDFEGYPVYRRRQSCNTVEKNGVLLDNRFVVPYNAMLLKKYQCHINVEWCNQTGSIKYLFKYINKGPDRVTASVYESTSTANVNPQNKEMTNNENLSNETEVDEVKAYLDCRYISACEAAWRIFKFDIHYRHPSIEILPFHYEDGQAIVYEDNSNLCDVVSNPTVKMSMFTEWMKGNQTDAFARTLKYIEFSRYFVWIRKTRKWVRRKKPFGAVGGIHYVPPSLGDCYFLRILLNHVIGPMSFNDIKTVDGKIYHTFKDACFARGLLDDDKEYLMAINEASAWATSDFLRTFFVMLLMSNSISRPDLVLKEEEIENIC